The Alteripontixanthobacter sp. genome has a window encoding:
- the odhB gene encoding 2-oxoglutarate dehydrogenase complex dihydrolipoyllysine-residue succinyltransferase, with the protein MTQDVKVPTLGESVTEATVGEWLKQPGDAVAMDEPIVSLETDKVAVEVPSPVAGVLGKLTVEIGDTVEVGAVIATIEEGGAPAGGGEEAGRAKQQREEGKEQRAEAGGESASGGDDSTGDAGNQTLSPAVRRAVLEHGVDPSTIKGTGKDGRLTKEDVLAAAKAKRDGGTLDKAAPEQAKTASAPAASQTGERKTERVRMTRLRQTIAKRLKGAQEEAALLTTFNDVDMTAVIEARTKYKDLFAKKHDIKLGFMGFFAKASCLALKDVPSVNAQIDGDEIVYHDYVDISVAVSAPNGLVVPVIRDADQKGFARIEQDIADFGKKAKDGTLTMDDMKGGTFTISNGGVFGSLMSTPIINPPQSAVLGLHRIEDRAVVVDGEIVIRPMMYIALSYDHRLIDGREAVTALKIIKEAIEDPTRMLIDL; encoded by the coding sequence GGCGAATGGCTGAAACAGCCCGGCGACGCGGTGGCGATGGACGAGCCGATCGTCAGTCTGGAGACCGACAAGGTTGCGGTGGAAGTCCCCTCCCCCGTGGCGGGCGTGCTGGGCAAGCTGACCGTCGAGATCGGCGATACGGTTGAAGTCGGCGCAGTCATCGCGACAATCGAGGAAGGCGGAGCGCCTGCCGGCGGCGGCGAGGAAGCCGGGCGGGCGAAGCAGCAGCGCGAAGAAGGCAAGGAACAGCGCGCCGAGGCCGGCGGTGAAAGTGCAAGCGGCGGCGACGATAGCACCGGGGATGCGGGCAACCAGACCCTCTCCCCCGCCGTGCGCCGCGCAGTGCTGGAACACGGGGTCGATCCCTCCACCATCAAGGGCACCGGCAAGGATGGCCGGCTGACCAAGGAAGACGTTCTCGCCGCGGCCAAGGCCAAGCGCGATGGCGGTACGCTGGATAAGGCCGCGCCCGAACAGGCCAAGACCGCTTCCGCCCCTGCCGCGTCTCAAACTGGCGAGCGCAAGACAGAGCGCGTCCGTATGACCCGCCTGCGCCAGACCATCGCCAAGCGGCTGAAGGGCGCGCAGGAAGAAGCGGCGCTGCTGACCACTTTCAACGATGTCGATATGACGGCGGTGATCGAGGCGCGGACGAAGTACAAGGACCTGTTCGCGAAGAAACACGACATCAAGCTCGGCTTCATGGGCTTCTTCGCCAAGGCCAGCTGTCTCGCGCTGAAAGACGTGCCGAGCGTGAATGCGCAGATCGACGGAGACGAGATCGTCTATCACGACTATGTCGATATTTCCGTTGCCGTCAGCGCGCCCAACGGCCTCGTCGTGCCGGTCATCCGCGATGCCGATCAAAAAGGTTTCGCGCGGATCGAGCAGGATATTGCCGATTTCGGTAAGAAGGCCAAGGATGGCACGCTGACCATGGACGACATGAAAGGCGGCACCTTTACCATTTCCAATGGCGGTGTGTTCGGCAGCCTGATGTCCACCCCGATCATCAACCCGCCGCAAAGCGCCGTTCTGGGCCTTCACCGGATCGAAGACCGCGCCGTGGTCGTCGATGGCGAGATCGTTATCCGCCCAATGATGTATATCGCGCTGAGCTACGATCACCGCCTGATCGACGGACGCGAAGCGGTAACCGCACTCAAGATTATCAAGGAAGCGATCGAAGATCCCACGCGGATGCTGATCGACCTCTGA
- the lpdA gene encoding dihydrolipoyl dehydrogenase, whose protein sequence is MADHNYDYDCLIIGAGPGGYVAAIRAAQLGLKTACVESREALGGTCLNVGCIPSKALLHASELFEEAEGGHMAKWGMKTTVELDVEAMLAEKNKAVDELTGGIEYLFKKNKVTWIKGHAAFEDAHSVTVDGKTHTAKDIVIATGSSVTPLPGVEVDNDKGRIVDSTGALEIGEVPEHLVVIGGGVIGLELGSVWRRLGAKVTVVEYLDMLLPVMDKDVRKEAGKIFKKQGMDLKLKSKVTGASVKGKKVTLTVEPAAGGDETTIEASHVLVSIGRRPNVEGLNIDAIGLELNKRGQIETDHDFRTKIDGVWAIGDCIPGPMLAHKAEDEGIAVAENIAGQTGIVNHAVIPGVVYTMPEFADVGLTEEEAKEAGHTVKVGKFPMMANSRAKANRDTDGFVKVIADAETDRVLGVHIVASLAGTMIAEAALAMEFGATSEDIAYTCHAHPTHAEALKEAAMGVQGQAIHI, encoded by the coding sequence ATGGCTGACCACAATTACGATTACGATTGCCTTATCATCGGCGCGGGCCCGGGCGGATATGTCGCCGCCATTCGTGCTGCGCAGCTGGGACTGAAAACCGCTTGCGTGGAAAGCCGCGAGGCGCTGGGCGGGACGTGCCTCAATGTCGGCTGCATCCCCTCCAAGGCGCTGCTTCACGCTTCCGAACTGTTCGAGGAGGCAGAGGGCGGCCACATGGCCAAATGGGGCATGAAGACCACCGTCGAACTCGACGTCGAAGCCATGCTGGCGGAAAAGAACAAGGCCGTCGATGAGCTGACCGGCGGGATCGAATACCTGTTCAAGAAGAACAAGGTCACCTGGATCAAGGGCCACGCCGCCTTCGAAGACGCCCATAGCGTGACGGTGGATGGCAAGACCCACACCGCCAAGGATATCGTCATCGCCACCGGGTCCAGCGTGACGCCGCTACCGGGTGTCGAGGTCGATAATGACAAGGGCCGGATCGTCGATTCTACCGGCGCGCTGGAAATCGGCGAAGTGCCCGAACATCTGGTAGTGATCGGCGGCGGAGTTATCGGGCTGGAACTGGGTTCCGTCTGGCGCCGCCTTGGTGCGAAAGTCACCGTGGTCGAATATCTCGACATGTTGCTGCCGGTTATGGACAAGGATGTCCGCAAGGAAGCAGGCAAGATCTTCAAGAAGCAGGGCATGGACCTGAAGCTGAAGAGCAAGGTGACCGGCGCCAGCGTGAAGGGCAAGAAAGTCACTCTGACCGTAGAGCCCGCCGCCGGGGGCGATGAGACCACTATCGAGGCGAGCCATGTGCTGGTGTCCATCGGTCGCCGCCCCAATGTTGAAGGGCTGAATATCGATGCGATCGGGCTGGAGCTGAACAAGCGCGGTCAAATCGAAACCGATCACGATTTCCGAACCAAGATAGACGGCGTGTGGGCAATCGGCGATTGCATCCCCGGCCCCATGCTCGCCCACAAGGCCGAGGATGAAGGCATCGCGGTGGCGGAAAACATCGCCGGGCAGACAGGCATCGTGAACCACGCGGTAATTCCCGGCGTGGTCTATACGATGCCCGAATTCGCCGATGTCGGCTTGACCGAGGAAGAGGCCAAGGAAGCCGGACACACCGTAAAGGTCGGCAAATTCCCGATGATGGCGAACAGCCGTGCCAAGGCGAACCGAGATACGGACGGCTTCGTGAAAGTCATCGCCGATGCGGAAACCGACCGCGTATTGGGCGTACACATCGTCGCCAGCCTGGCTGGCACGATGATCGCGGAAGCAGCCCTGGCGATGGAATTCGGCGCAACATCCGAAGACATCGCCTATACCTGCCATGCACACCCCACCCATGCAGAGGCGCTGAAAGAAGCAGCCATGGGCGTGCAGGGGCAAGCAATCCACATCTGA
- a CDS encoding VOC family protein, whose amino-acid sequence MNLPPFHLAFPVDDLAAARAFYGQLIGCEEGRSSSQWIDFNFFGHQIVTHLSPGGGDRASNPVDGHDVPVPHFGVVLTMDAWRSLAGRLEAAGTAFIIEPTIRFAGEPGEQATMFLRDPSGNALEFKAMANPDNLFRS is encoded by the coding sequence GTGAACCTTCCCCCTTTCCATCTCGCATTTCCGGTCGATGACCTGGCCGCCGCTCGCGCCTTTTATGGTCAGTTGATCGGCTGCGAGGAGGGTCGGTCATCCTCCCAATGGATCGATTTCAATTTCTTCGGCCACCAGATCGTTACGCACCTGTCGCCTGGCGGCGGGGACCGCGCCAGCAATCCAGTCGATGGCCACGATGTGCCGGTTCCCCATTTCGGCGTGGTCCTGACGATGGATGCATGGCGCAGCCTGGCCGGGCGGCTGGAGGCAGCCGGAACCGCCTTTATCATAGAACCGACAATCCGCTTTGCCGGTGAGCCGGGTGAGCAGGCGACGATGTTCCTGCGCGATCCCAGTGGCAATGCGCTCGAATTCAAGGCAATGGCCAATCCCGATAACCTTTTCCGGTCCTGA
- a CDS encoding PepSY domain-containing protein yields MRKFAKWHIWLAWATGIPILMWTITGLVMVAKPIDEVRGNHLRKETAAELLPAGNPRPIGFPVENPARYSEMRTIMQDGRAIWLLTAQDGTVERLPADMEAEPLAPVDEDYVRKTVAETIVGGERIEAIERFNAEDTPFDFRRPIPSWRASLADGTHVYINAQTGEIAAVRTRWWRFFDFAWGLHIMDLQTREDTSHPVLIIFAALAVIGSLLGTILMFRRRKARIKVPKSG; encoded by the coding sequence ATGCGCAAATTCGCCAAATGGCATATCTGGCTCGCCTGGGCGACGGGTATCCCGATCCTGATGTGGACGATCACCGGCCTGGTAATGGTCGCCAAGCCAATAGATGAGGTGCGCGGCAATCACCTGCGCAAGGAAACGGCGGCCGAGCTATTGCCCGCCGGAAACCCGCGTCCGATCGGCTTCCCGGTGGAAAACCCTGCCCGCTATTCGGAAATGCGCACGATCATGCAGGATGGCCGTGCGATCTGGCTGCTGACCGCCCAGGACGGTACGGTCGAGCGATTGCCTGCCGATATGGAGGCAGAACCGCTGGCTCCGGTGGACGAGGATTACGTCCGCAAGACGGTGGCCGAGACGATCGTTGGCGGCGAGCGTATCGAAGCCATCGAGCGGTTCAATGCCGAGGATACGCCGTTCGATTTTCGCCGGCCCATCCCGTCCTGGCGGGCCAGCCTGGCGGATGGAACGCATGTTTATATCAATGCGCAAACCGGCGAGATCGCTGCGGTCCGCACGCGCTGGTGGCGTTTTTTCGATTTTGCCTGGGGGCTGCATATCATGGATTTGCAGACGCGCGAGGATACCTCCCACCCGGTGCTGATCATATTCGCCGCGCTTGCCGTAATCGGGTCGCTGCTGGGTACGATCCTGATGTTTCGCCGACGCAAGGCGCGTATAAAGGTACCGAAAAGTGGCTGA
- a CDS encoding trimeric intracellular cation channel family protein codes for MAEIILTPLVDILDILGVAIFALSGALLAAKERQTFVTMVFFALITGVGGGTVRDLLIDAPVFWINDPWVAAVCLGIALAAWFVPTQRYDGRLLDYADGLGLAAYAVLGAVKSLSYGIPPVPAFLMGVITGCVGGIIRDVIAGRPSILMRHELYVTAAALAAALAVGGTMLDLPSPVVWTVAAVAGFVLRAAAIRFGLSLPAYRYTSDSKG; via the coding sequence GTGGCTGAAATTATCCTGACCCCGCTGGTCGATATTCTCGATATACTCGGCGTAGCGATCTTTGCGCTGTCCGGCGCACTGCTGGCGGCCAAGGAACGCCAGACATTCGTGACGATGGTGTTCTTCGCGCTGATCACCGGCGTGGGCGGCGGCACGGTGCGCGACCTGTTGATCGATGCACCGGTATTCTGGATCAACGATCCGTGGGTCGCGGCGGTGTGCCTTGGCATCGCGCTGGCCGCGTGGTTCGTGCCCACCCAGCGTTACGACGGGCGGCTGCTGGATTATGCCGATGGGCTGGGACTGGCGGCCTATGCGGTGCTCGGTGCGGTGAAGTCGCTATCCTATGGCATCCCGCCGGTGCCGGCCTTCCTGATGGGCGTGATTACCGGCTGTGTCGGCGGCATCATCCGCGATGTCATTGCCGGCCGGCCATCGATCCTGATGCGGCACGAGTTGTATGTGACGGCGGCGGCTTTGGCCGCCGCATTGGCGGTAGGCGGGACGATGCTGGACTTGCCCAGCCCGGTGGTGTGGACCGTAGCAGCGGTGGCGGGCTTCGTCCTGCGCGCCGCCGCGATCCGCTTCGGCCTGTCGCTGCCCGCCTATCGCTACACCAGCGACAGCAAGGGCTAA
- a CDS encoding prolyl oligopeptidase family serine peptidase produces the protein MTATNPVFAHEVSENVTAPTYPETRAGDVTETIFGQEIADPYRWLENDVRVDEEVADWVEAQNEVTDAYLATMPGREGFEARIKQLYDYERFGLPTEKGGRYFYTRNDGLQNQSVLYVRDGLDGEPRVLIDPNEWAADGATALAGWTPTEDGSKLLYGIQDGGSDWRTAKVLGVATGEVLEDSVEWIKFSGLEWAKDGSGFYYSRFPVTEEGETFQALNTDQKIYFHRLGTPQSEDRVLFATPDNPELNHVGEVSDDGDWLIVTSSSGTDDRYEITLIDLTDDDAEPRVIVPGFDHAYSYLGNEGSIFYFRTNQDAPRYKIVAIDIGGDLFEPQTIIAQDEAKLDGVSMVGGKLVTEYLVDAKSEVRVYDLAGKRVRDVALPGIGSAGGFGGDADDTEVFYFYSSFNAPTTVYKYDLDSGESEVWAQPEVAFDPADYSVEQQFYISKDGTRVPMFIVRRADIAASGDAVPTLLYGYGGFNISLTPGFSPSRIAWLDAGGAYALANIRGGGEYGKDWHDGGRLANKQNVFDDFIAAGEFLKAQGYTTDNGLAVQGGSNGGLLVGAVVNQRPDLIDAGHAAVGVMDMLRFDRFTAGRYWVDDYGYPDREDDFAMLKSYSPYHNIADGTDYPAVLVTTADTDDRVVPGHSFKYTAALQAADLGDKPQLIRIETRAGHGSGKPTDKAIEEAADVGAFLAFWTGLDLSKMAE, from the coding sequence ATGACCGCTACAAATCCTGTATTCGCCCATGAGGTTTCCGAAAACGTGACAGCCCCGACCTATCCCGAAACCCGCGCAGGGGATGTGACCGAAACGATTTTCGGGCAGGAGATTGCCGATCCTTATCGCTGGCTGGAAAACGATGTCCGGGTGGACGAGGAAGTGGCCGATTGGGTCGAGGCGCAGAACGAGGTAACCGATGCATACCTCGCCACCATGCCGGGGCGCGAGGGGTTCGAGGCGCGGATCAAGCAGTTGTATGATTACGAACGTTTCGGCCTTCCGACCGAGAAGGGCGGACGCTACTTCTACACCCGCAATGACGGATTGCAGAACCAGTCGGTGCTGTATGTTCGCGACGGGCTGGACGGTGAACCGCGCGTCCTGATCGACCCCAACGAATGGGCCGCGGACGGCGCGACCGCGCTGGCCGGATGGACGCCGACCGAAGACGGCTCGAAGCTGCTTTACGGGATCCAGGATGGCGGCAGCGACTGGCGGACGGCCAAAGTGCTCGGTGTCGCAACCGGCGAAGTGCTGGAAGACAGCGTCGAGTGGATAAAGTTTTCCGGGTTGGAATGGGCGAAGGATGGCAGTGGTTTCTATTACAGCCGCTTCCCGGTTACCGAGGAAGGCGAAACCTTCCAGGCGCTCAACACCGATCAGAAGATCTATTTCCACCGCCTGGGCACGCCGCAAAGCGAGGACCGGGTACTGTTCGCCACGCCCGATAATCCGGAACTGAACCATGTCGGCGAAGTGTCCGACGATGGCGACTGGCTGATTGTTACCTCCAGCAGCGGCACCGATGATCGCTATGAAATCACGCTGATCGACCTGACCGACGATGATGCCGAACCGCGCGTGATCGTGCCGGGGTTCGACCATGCCTATTCCTATCTCGGTAATGAGGGCTCGATCTTCTATTTCCGCACCAACCAGGATGCGCCGCGTTACAAGATCGTTGCGATCGATATTGGCGGAGACCTGTTCGAACCACAGACGATAATCGCGCAGGACGAGGCCAAGTTGGACGGGGTCAGCATGGTCGGCGGCAAGCTGGTTACCGAATATCTGGTGGATGCGAAAAGCGAAGTGCGCGTGTACGATCTGGCAGGAAAGCGCGTGCGCGATGTCGCCTTGCCCGGCATCGGCAGCGCGGGTGGCTTTGGCGGCGACGCCGACGATACCGAAGTGTTCTATTTCTACAGCAGCTTCAACGCGCCGACCACTGTCTACAAATACGATCTGGATAGCGGCGAGAGCGAGGTCTGGGCGCAGCCGGAAGTGGCGTTCGATCCGGCCGATTACTCGGTGGAGCAGCAATTCTACATCTCGAAAGATGGCACGCGCGTACCGATGTTCATCGTGCGCCGCGCCGATATCGCCGCGTCGGGCGATGCGGTTCCGACGCTGTTATACGGCTATGGCGGCTTCAACATCTCGCTGACGCCCGGCTTCAGCCCCAGCCGGATCGCCTGGCTGGATGCGGGCGGCGCCTATGCCTTGGCCAACATTCGCGGAGGCGGAGAATATGGCAAGGATTGGCACGATGGCGGACGTCTGGCGAACAAGCAGAACGTGTTCGACGATTTCATCGCTGCCGGCGAATTTCTCAAGGCGCAGGGCTATACCACCGATAACGGTTTGGCGGTGCAGGGCGGTTCGAATGGCGGCCTGCTGGTGGGCGCAGTGGTCAACCAGCGGCCCGACCTGATCGATGCTGGCCATGCGGCGGTCGGCGTGATGGACATGCTGCGCTTCGACCGCTTCACTGCAGGCCGGTACTGGGTAGACGATTATGGCTATCCCGACCGCGAGGACGATTTCGCGATGCTGAAATCCTATTCACCCTACCACAATATCGCGGACGGCACCGACTATCCGGCGGTCCTGGTCACCACGGCCGATACGGATGACCGCGTGGTTCCCGGCCACAGCTTCAAGTACACCGCTGCGCTGCAGGCAGCCGACCTCGGAGACAAGCCGCAGCTGATCAGGATCGAAACCCGCGCGGGACACGGTTCGGGCAAGCCAACGGACAAGGCGATCGAAGAGGCTGCCGATGTGGGGGCGTTCCTGGCGTTCTGGACCGGCCTGGACCTTTCGAAAATGGCGGAATAG
- the rplQ gene encoding 50S ribosomal protein L17: MRHGISQRKLSRKSGHRKALFRNMSAALIKHEQIVTTLPKAKELRPYIEKLVTLAKRGGLSNRRLAQSRLLDETQLKKLFDILADRYSDRDGGYTRIIKAGIRASDSAQMAVIEFVDRDVDAKGQDSGPVMNAEEEEFEAA; this comes from the coding sequence ATGCGTCACGGAATTTCGCAACGTAAGCTGAGCCGCAAGTCGGGCCACCGCAAGGCCCTGTTCCGCAACATGTCGGCCGCGCTGATCAAGCACGAGCAGATCGTGACCACCTTGCCCAAGGCCAAGGAACTGCGCCCCTATATCGAAAAGCTGGTCACGCTGGCAAAGCGCGGCGGGCTTTCCAATCGCCGCTTGGCGCAAAGCCGCCTGCTCGACGAAACGCAGTTGAAGAAGTTGTTCGACATTCTGGCCGATCGCTATTCGGACCGCGATGGCGGCTATACCCGCATCATCAAGGCCGGCATCCGCGCCTCCGACAGTGCGCAGATGGCGGTTATCGAGTTCGTCGACCGCGATGTCGACGCCAAGGGCCAGGATAGCGGCCCGGTGATGAATGCCGAGGAAGAAGAATTCGAAGCCGCGTAA
- a CDS encoding DNA-directed RNA polymerase subunit alpha, protein MSVNTKNWQELKKPTQLELKEGGDKKRKATFIAEPLERGFGLTLGNALRRVLLSSLQGAAITSIKIENVLHEFSSLAGVREDITDIVLNVKQIALKMEGEGPKRLQLSVTGPAEVKAGDIAVSGDIEVMNKDLVICHLDEGATLNMELTADVGKGYVAAVQNRPADAPIGLIPVDSLYSPVRQVSYKVENARVGQELDYDKLSLTVETDGTVTPDDAVAYAARILQDQLTLFVHFEDGIPQPQSAMIGQAAPQEESDANQLNRYLLKKVDELELSVRSANCLKNDNIIYIGDLVQKTEAEMLRTPNFGRKSLNEIKEVLSSMGLRLGMDIPGWPPENIEEMAKKLEQELLG, encoded by the coding sequence ATGTCCGTCAACACCAAGAACTGGCAGGAACTGAAGAAACCCACCCAGCTCGAACTGAAGGAAGGCGGCGACAAGAAGCGCAAGGCCACTTTCATTGCAGAGCCTCTTGAGCGCGGCTTCGGCCTGACGCTCGGCAACGCATTGCGCCGCGTGCTGCTCAGCTCGCTGCAGGGTGCGGCCATCACCTCGATCAAGATCGAGAACGTGCTGCATGAATTCTCGTCGCTCGCCGGTGTGCGCGAAGACATCACCGATATCGTCCTGAACGTGAAGCAGATCGCGCTGAAGATGGAAGGCGAGGGCCCCAAGCGCCTGCAGCTGTCCGTCACCGGTCCTGCCGAAGTGAAGGCCGGCGATATTGCCGTATCCGGCGATATCGAGGTGATGAACAAGGATCTCGTGATCTGTCACCTCGACGAAGGTGCCACGCTCAACATGGAACTGACCGCCGATGTCGGTAAGGGCTATGTCGCTGCCGTTCAGAACCGTCCGGCCGATGCGCCGATCGGCCTAATCCCGGTGGACAGCCTGTATTCGCCGGTTCGCCAGGTCAGCTACAAGGTGGAAAACGCCCGTGTCGGCCAGGAACTCGATTACGACAAGCTCAGCCTGACGGTCGAAACCGACGGTACGGTCACGCCGGACGATGCCGTGGCCTATGCCGCGCGGATCCTGCAGGACCAGCTGACGCTGTTCGTGCACTTCGAAGACGGTATCCCGCAGCCGCAAAGCGCGATGATCGGCCAGGCCGCTCCGCAGGAAGAAAGCGACGCGAACCAGCTCAACCGTTACCTTCTCAAGAAGGTCGACGAGCTGGAGCTCAGCGTGCGTTCGGCCAATTGCCTCAAGAACGACAACATCATCTATATTGGCGACCTGGTCCAGAAGACCGAAGCCGAGATGCTGCGTACGCCGAATTTCGGCCGCAAGTCGCTCAACGAGATCAAGGAAGTGCTGTCCAGCATGGGCCTGCGCCTGGGCATGGACATTCCGGGCTGGCCGCCCGAGAACATCGAAGAAATGGCCAAGAAGCTGGAACAAGAGCTGCTTGGTTGA
- the rpsK gene encoding 30S ribosomal protein S11, protein MAREPGRVRKRERKNISSGVAHINASFNNTMITITDAQGNAISWSSAGTMGFKGSRKSTPYAAQVAADDAGKKAAEHGVRTLEVEVKGPGSGRESALRGLAAVGFTITSIRDVTPIPHNGVRPSKRRRV, encoded by the coding sequence ATGGCACGCGAACCAGGACGCGTCAGAAAACGCGAACGGAAGAATATTTCTTCCGGCGTGGCGCACATCAACGCCAGCTTCAACAACACCATGATCACCATCACCGATGCGCAAGGCAATGCGATCAGCTGGTCCAGCGCCGGGACGATGGGCTTCAAAGGCAGCCGCAAAAGCACGCCTTACGCCGCGCAGGTTGCCGCGGACGATGCCGGCAAGAAGGCCGCCGAACACGGTGTGCGCACGCTGGAAGTCGAAGTGAAGGGCCCGGGCTCGGGCCGCGAGAGCGCGCTGCGCGGTCTTGCAGCGGTGGGTTTTACCATTACCTCTATCCGCGACGTTACGCCGATACCGCATAATGGCGTGCGCCCATCCAAGCGTCGCCGCGTCTGA
- the rpsM gene encoding 30S ribosomal protein S13, translating into MARIAGVNIPTNKRVIIALTYIHGIGRTKAVEIADKLGIDHTARVQDLSDAEILQIREAIDADHQVEGDLRRETAMNIKRLMDLRSYRGLRHRAGLPTRGQRTHTNARTRKGKAKPIAGKKK; encoded by the coding sequence GTGGCTCGTATTGCCGGGGTAAATATCCCCACCAACAAGCGCGTAATCATCGCGCTGACCTATATTCACGGAATTGGCCGGACCAAGGCCGTGGAAATCGCCGACAAGCTGGGAATCGATCACACGGCCCGGGTTCAGGATCTTTCCGATGCTGAAATCCTGCAGATCCGTGAAGCTATCGATGCCGATCATCAGGTGGAAGGCGATCTTCGCCGCGAAACTGCGATGAATATCAAGCGGTTGATGGACCTTCGTTCCTATCGCGGACTGCGTCACCGGGCCGGCTTGCCGACTCGCGGCCAGCGCACGCATACCAATGCGCGCACCCGCAAGGGCAAGGCCAAGCCGATCGCCGGCAAGAAGAAGTAA
- the gdhA gene encoding NADP-specific glutamate dehydrogenase translates to MAVTDHVDLSTFMQGVKKRNPGQDEFVQAVQEVAQDVYDFIDDKEEYHEAQILRRIAEPDRVVSFRVCWEDDNHNIRVQRGWRVQNNNAIGPYKGGIRFHPSVTESVLKFLAFEQTFKNSLTGLPMGGGKGGSNFNPKGKSDAEVMRFCQSFMTELYRHIGPDTDVPAGDIGVGGREIGYMFGQYKRITNRWEGVLTGKALEYGGSQMRPEATGYGAVYFMQNMLQHKNEEVDGKTAVISGSGNVATHAAEKITQLGGKVLTLSDSGGFIHDPDGIDQEKIDFVKHLKNVKRGRISEYTEHFSGATYHDGRRPWGVSCDLALPCATQNELNEDEAKELVANGVQAVSEGANMPTTLEGVHVFHDAKIMYGPGKAANAGGVAVSGLEMSQNAERISWNNERLGEMLTELMEGIHGKCVEYGQQDGGYVDYVKGANIAGFKKVADAMLAFGVV, encoded by the coding sequence ATGGCAGTAACCGACCACGTTGACCTATCCACCTTCATGCAAGGTGTGAAGAAGCGCAATCCCGGCCAGGACGAGTTCGTCCAGGCGGTGCAGGAAGTGGCGCAGGACGTTTACGATTTCATCGATGACAAGGAAGAATATCACGAGGCGCAGATCCTGCGCCGTATCGCCGAACCCGACCGCGTGGTCAGCTTCCGCGTTTGCTGGGAAGACGACAATCACAACATCCGCGTGCAGCGCGGGTGGCGCGTCCAGAACAACAACGCCATCGGCCCTTATAAAGGCGGCATCCGTTTCCATCCCAGCGTGACCGAAAGCGTGCTGAAGTTCCTCGCCTTCGAACAGACCTTCAAGAACTCGCTGACCGGCCTGCCGATGGGCGGCGGCAAGGGCGGATCGAACTTCAATCCCAAGGGCAAGAGCGATGCGGAAGTCATGCGCTTCTGCCAATCCTTCATGACCGAGCTGTATCGCCATATCGGCCCCGATACCGATGTACCGGCGGGCGATATCGGCGTGGGCGGGCGCGAAATCGGCTATATGTTCGGCCAGTACAAGCGCATCACCAATCGCTGGGAAGGCGTGCTGACCGGCAAGGCGCTGGAATATGGCGGCAGCCAGATGCGGCCCGAGGCGACCGGTTACGGCGCGGTCTATTTCATGCAGAACATGCTGCAACACAAGAACGAGGAAGTGGACGGCAAGACCGCCGTTATCTCCGGATCTGGCAATGTCGCTACCCATGCGGCCGAGAAGATCACCCAGCTCGGCGGCAAGGTGCTGACCCTGTCCGACAGCGGCGGCTTCATCCACGATCCTGACGGCATCGATCAGGAAAAGATCGATTTCGTGAAGCATCTGAAAAATGTGAAGCGTGGCCGGATCAGCGAATATACCGAGCATTTCTCCGGAGCGACGTATCATGATGGCCGTCGGCCCTGGGGCGTCTCCTGCGACCTCGCTCTGCCTTGCGCGACGCAGAACGAACTCAACGAGGACGAGGCGAAGGAGCTGGTGGCGAACGGCGTGCAGGCCGTGTCCGAAGGCGCCAACATGCCGACCACGCTGGAAGGCGTGCATGTCTTCCACGATGCGAAGATCATGTACGGCCCCGGCAAGGCCGCCAATGCCGGCGGCGTCGCGGTTTCCGGCCTCGAAATGAGCCAGAATGCGGAGCGCATCAGCTGGAATAACGAGCGCCTGGGCGAAATGCTGACCGAGCTGATGGAGGGCATCCACGGCAAATGCGTGGAATATGGCCAGCAGGATGGCGGCTATGTCGATTACGTGAAGGGCGCCAATATCGCTGGATTCAAGAAGGTGGCGGATGCCATGCTCGCCTTCGGCGTGGTGTGA